The nucleotide sequence ATTTCGCAATACGAAAAAGAGCTGATGGAATGTATGCCTCCTGTAGCAGCTCTCGTTATGGGAAATTGCGATTCAAAAAAATATGTTCTAAATTTAGATGCAAGAAAAACGGGAGCGGATTTCGGCTTTAAAAAAAATCCCGAACAATATTTGGAATTTTTTGAATTTATCTTTTTAGAAGCTTGCCGTAAAAAAATTCTTTTAACCCACGGGCATGAATTCTATGTAGATTTTGAATTAAACACTCTTTTAAATTTTGCACGGCAGCAAGACTGCTCGGTTGCGGTTTTCGGCCATACCCATGTACCATTAATTAAAGAAGTAAACGGAATATTTTTGATAAACCCCGGTTCGGTATCAAGACCTAGAATGGGCTCAAATAAAAGCTATGGAATTTTAACTATGAGCAAAGATGCAAAACCGTCAATGGAATTTAAAAATTTATAAAGCAGATATTTTTTCTTCTTCCAATTGTTTTAAGATTTTTTCATCCAGTTTTATGGAAAGATTTTTTTCATGTGTAGGAAGAACGGTTCCTTTGGGTGCGTTTTTTGCTCTGCGTAAATATTTTACCTGAGTGGTATATAAATCGGCTTGTCCATTTTTTCTCGCCTTTGAATAAAAGACTGCGAGGTTTCCGGCCTTAATCAAAACAGGTAAGGGGATACTCTTCCCTGCCCTAGCCTTTATAAAAACATAGCCGCCTGCATAATCCCTTGTGTGAAGCCAAAGGTCAGCCCCCTTAACAAAATGACGCAAAAGCTCATCATTTTCGGCTGCCGTTCGGCCTACTAAAATAGTCCAACCTTCCGAAAAGAATTTTAAACCCGGAGCGGTTTTTGTGTTTTTTGCTTTTTGCTGAACCGGAATTTTTTCTTTTTGAAGAATTTTTTGAATTAAATAAGGGTTTTCTTCCGTTTTAATTTTTTCTATTTTTTCTTTTAGTTTTTCTATTTCTTTTTCGGCCGATATAATATCTTCTTCCAAGGCCTCTAAACCAGAAACGGCTTTTTTATATTTTTCGTAATATAGATTTGCATTTTCTTGGGGTGTTTTTAGGGGCTCCAAAGTAATATTTATTTTTGCACCGTTTTTTGTGTAATCTTCAAGTTCTATAAATTTCATTCCCTTTTTTATCAGATGAAGGTTTGAAAAAAGCAAATCTCCTGCATTTTTTAAACTTTGAGCATTTAAAAATTCTTCCCTTTTTGCTTTAAGTTTTAAAAGAGCTTTTTCGATTTTTAATATTTTGGTTCCGTAAAGGTTTTCGGCTTCATCCAGCAGGGCTTCTTTTGAAACCTTTGGAGCATTATTAATATACCATTCTTCGACAGCCTCATTAAAAGTTTTTGTTTTGTCATACTCGCGAACACAATAATCTTGTTTTTTTATTTTTTGAGGTTCTGGAGTCAGCCAAGTTCCGCCTGATATTTCGCCCTTCTTGGGGCGACGGTAAAAAGCGTCGATTATAAGGTTATTTTCATCGGTTAAAACTATGTTTGCGGCCCCGCTCCACAGCCTTAAATATAAAAAAAAGCCTCCTGCTCCGCTTGAAATATGAAGACGTATGATTCTGTCTTCGTTTAGTTGTTCCGCTTTTAGAATTTTCCCGCCCTTGATTCTGGATTTTAAAAGCTCCATAAAACGCATAGGCTTATCGAATTTTGGAATTTTTTTACGTGTAGCATGAAGCCGGCATGCTCCGGCATCAAGAGAAATAAAAAGAGTAAGAGGTTTATCTTTGTAAAGATAAAAGACCAAGGCTGTATAAGATGGCTGAATTATTTTTTGAATAAAATAGCCCTCTAATTTCAGCTCTTCAAGAATTAGATCTATTTCTTTATTGTTTAAGGACATTAAAATCCGAATCCTTTTAAAAGATCTTTTACCTTGTTTTCTGCCTCTTTTTTTACCTCGTTTTGCACTTCTTTTATTTTTCCTGCGGCAATATCTTTTATACGTTTTTCGGCTTCAGCCTTCTTTTTATCCAATATTTTTTCGTAATTTTTTACGTCATCAAGAAGCTTTTTCGCCTTATTTGCTGCCGACATAAAGGTGTCGATTTCTTTTTTGTAAGTTTCTTTTTGTTCATTAAGCCATTTTTGTCCCTGCTTTAAAAGCTCTGCTTTTACTTTTTCAACCTGGCGGGCAAATTCTTTTTTTAAGGCAGCTGCTATTTGATTATCCACATCCGTATCGACATCGAGGGTAAAACTTTCTCCCTTATTGATTGTAAGGGTTGTTTTTACGTTTATCTTTTTTATATCTGATAGAATGTTTTGATAGATTTCAAAAACAAATGCCGGTTCAAATTTTTGAACACTAAGAATGCTTTTGATGATTTCCATATTTGCATTGATAACTACATCCTTATCTTTAGAAACCTTTATACCGCCTCCCGTTTTTAAGATACCTGTAAGAGAAGGAACGGCATCTGCAGGAGAAGGAATATCCATATCCAAGCCTTCAAATGTAAAATCGGTATCGACGAGCTCATTGGTATAAGAACGTAAATCGATTATACCCTCTGCAGTTTCTTTTAATTTTCCGTGGGCTGCATTTAAATTAATTGTAAGAGGAATACCGAGTTTATCGTAATCATTAGTTATAGCCTTAGCTCTTCCTCCGATTTCAAAGACATCCTTTTCGGGATGATGACCTGAAAGCGAAATATTCCTTATCAAGAAAGTCGGAACCGAATCCTTACCGAAGATAAAGGTTTTGCCGGGAAGGCGTTCCATAGCTTTCGATTTTTGAGCCAATGTAAGTTCCTTTTCTTGTTTAGGCTGTTTTTGAGAGCTTTGTAAAAGCTCCATTCCTTGAACAAAATAAGGATAATATGTACCAAGAGTATTTACTATAAAAGTGTTTATAAGATCGGCAACCAGTTTTTTACCGGTATCGATATTGATAGATTTTATTTGTCCTGCAATGTTGTTTAAACGGTTTAAGTCATTTGTAACAGCATTACCTGCTTCCCGTGCCAGCTTATCAACATCATTTATATCGTTTTGAACATCATTAAAAAGACGGTTTGCTAAATCAAAATCATCCTGCCCTGTTTTAACTACTTTTTGGATAATTTCGATCAGCTCTTGAAGCTGTTTTATATCGTTAATCTTATTTATATCTATGGCCATTAGTTTTTGAACAGACTCAATGGTGTCTACAACCTGTTTTTCTACATCGTCCTTAGTCTTAATCCATTTTTGAGCCATCGGATCTACGGAATTTATAATTTTCTCGGTAATTTCAGGAGTTTTAAAAGCGGCTTTTTCGCGTTCAAGAATTTTTCTAGGATCTATTTGATCTTGAACGGCTTTTAAACCGCTGTCAACGGATACTTGGGACTGCACTTTTTTAAGTTCAGTATTTATAAGTTCCGTAATGGGGTTAGGCTTCTTATTGGGATCTGCAGGTTTTTGTTTTTTTGGAGGCAAGGCTCCGGAAGTCGTTCTTTCAGTATTCCATGTAAAACCTTCAATCGCCATATTTTCTGCAACAAATTTTCCTCGGCTTAATTCCAAAAGGTTAAAATAAAAGTCTATATTTTGGATCTCAAATAAATTGCGCATGGGCTCGTTTTTATTTGCAACCTTATATCCTTGGATTCTAAACCTAGTGTTAAACAAGTCGAAGTCTACAAGGCTTACCTCACATTTTGCACCGAAAGCAGCTTCGGAGCCTCCGACTATAATTTTTTTTGCCAATACATTTCTAAAAATATATACAAAGAATAGAACGGCAAAAACGCAGGCTAAAGCACCTAGCACTGCCGGAAAATTTACCCTACCCTTTTGTCTGCCTATTTCCAAAGCTATTTTGTTTATTCGTTTTAATTGG is from Treponema denticola and encodes:
- a CDS encoding NFACT RNA binding domain-containing protein is translated as MSLNNKEIDLILEELKLEGYFIQKIIQPSYTALVFYLYKDKPLTLFISLDAGACRLHATRKKIPKFDKPMRFMELLKSRIKGGKILKAEQLNEDRIIRLHISSGAGGFFLYLRLWSGAANIVLTDENNLIIDAFYRRPKKGEISGGTWLTPEPQKIKKQDYCVREYDKTKTFNEAVEEWYINNAPKVSKEALLDEAENLYGTKILKIEKALLKLKAKREEFLNAQSLKNAGDLLFSNLHLIKKGMKFIELEDYTKNGAKINITLEPLKTPQENANLYYEKYKKAVSGLEALEEDIISAEKEIEKLKEKIEKIKTEENPYLIQKILQKEKIPVQQKAKNTKTAPGLKFFSEGWTILVGRTAAENDELLRHFVKGADLWLHTRDYAGGYVFIKARAGKSIPLPVLIKAGNLAVFYSKARKNGQADLYTTQVKYLRRAKNAPKGTVLPTHEKNLSIKLDEKILKQLEEEKISAL
- a CDS encoding TIGR03545 family protein: MTDKNNESLQKDEIKAAKRAAKEAKKLEKVKKLFKKRYTKRSLNRKIYKKIFIPSDKDYIQGFIVSSTDEKTNKEYFQFDKTKINDKTQLKRINKIALEIGRQKGRVNFPAVLGALACVFAVLFFVYIFRNVLAKKIIVGGSEAAFGAKCEVSLVDFDLFNTRFRIQGYKVANKNEPMRNLFEIQNIDFYFNLLELSRGKFVAENMAIEGFTWNTERTTSGALPPKKQKPADPNKKPNPITELINTELKKVQSQVSVDSGLKAVQDQIDPRKILEREKAAFKTPEITEKIINSVDPMAQKWIKTKDDVEKQVVDTIESVQKLMAIDINKINDIKQLQELIEIIQKVVKTGQDDFDLANRLFNDVQNDINDVDKLAREAGNAVTNDLNRLNNIAGQIKSINIDTGKKLVADLINTFIVNTLGTYYPYFVQGMELLQSSQKQPKQEKELTLAQKSKAMERLPGKTFIFGKDSVPTFLIRNISLSGHHPEKDVFEIGGRAKAITNDYDKLGIPLTINLNAAHGKLKETAEGIIDLRSYTNELVDTDFTFEGLDMDIPSPADAVPSLTGILKTGGGIKVSKDKDVVINANMEIIKSILSVQKFEPAFVFEIYQNILSDIKKINVKTTLTINKGESFTLDVDTDVDNQIAAALKKEFARQVEKVKAELLKQGQKWLNEQKETYKKEIDTFMSAANKAKKLLDDVKNYEKILDKKKAEAEKRIKDIAAGKIKEVQNEVKKEAENKVKDLLKGFGF
- a CDS encoding metallophosphoesterase, which encodes MNSLEYFNKGIFASPEALEKLKSAEKARLILISDTHGNVDTIIDILGREGKKSDAVLFSGDGLADFLNYITISQYEKELMECMPPVAALVMGNCDSKKYVLNLDARKTGADFGFKKNPEQYLEFFEFIFLEACRKKILLTHGHEFYVDFELNTLLNFARQQDCSVAVFGHTHVPLIKEVNGIFLINPGSVSRPRMGSNKSYGILTMSKDAKPSMEFKNL